aacatcCAGCACACAAACAAAATTCCAGAAAGAGAGAAACAGACATCACCAATATTCAAACCAAAAATAAGGAATGTTAATCTTCATCACCATTCacttttcctcttttctttcttttggcaTAACAAAAGTCAATAATTGACACCAATCCCAACCCCATATTCCCATCTCCTAATCCCTACCATCATCATCCATCATCTGTacaattcaaacaaaaaacaagaaccACAAAACATCAAACTGAGTGATCAATATCAGCTGCTCTTCCTGGGCTTGCTGCTCTTCCTCCTACCTCTACTGCTCCTCCTCAGACCCTCCTGCTGCTGCTTCACCGACTCCCCTTCTTCCCCCTTTGAGCCCATcgtttcttcttcaatttccTCTACTTTTTTCTCCTCATCTCCTTCCCCACCACTTGTTGCTTTCTTGGaaccgccgccgccgccgcccaccagttcttcttcctcttcctcgtCAACTTTCTGAATTACTTTCCGGGGCCTCCCTCTTTTCCTCGGCGTCTGTCTCTGTACTGCTAATTCTGTCGATGACGATTCTGCTGCTATTGCTACAGATGATACCTCCTTTGtcctcttcatcttcttccccATCATCACTTGTACGAACTGCTTCTAAATTCAACTACAGAAAAGCTGCCATCTTAGCAGCTTAATAGACTCAGCTCGTTTGCTACTCGTatgcatatatgtatgtatatgcatGTGAAGAAAAGCTGATTAAAATAAGCAGAagctgtgtgtgtgtgtgtgtgtgtgtttgcttTTCCACTTCTCAGCAGGACTTTGTCGATGTTGATGAGTTTTTAGCAGAGAAAAAGACAGCGGTGGAGGGAAGAATATGAGGTGGAAGTCAagtgttgatgatgatgaaaaacAGGGTGGCTAAGACTTTCTCTCTAATTATGGTTAAGAATGTGTATGTAATGGGgtaaaattcacttttggcCCCCCAAGTTTTcgatttaatttcaaattagtcccccttttttcaattatttttcacttaaCCCTTTCCACAATTTTCATGCACCATTTTCCAGCCAAAAtgccttttatttattttttattctccaAGTCGTTTGTCCCGATTctaatttaggataaattataatagacatttctaaaatttattgtaataataaatatcgtttcattatttgaaacattataaatatttcttgaaattaatgaccgactaacaaatatttatctaCAATAGACTATCATAAAAGAGTACTTGTTAGGtagatattaattttaagaggatatttataattttttaaataatgggagtatttataattatatataaaaaaaaaactctataGAGCTCGTTTAATAATGGTTCGGGTAGTGGTTCCAATTCCATTGTGCTGTGTCAGGGTTTGGCCACTCGTATCTGCTTCCTGGTGGCCTTTGTGTGGGTAATTTTGGAGGTTGCTGCAACACATGAATCGTTCCATCTGtcgtaaattaaaatgttcAGTGGATCGAATTGATACAAATCAACCCAACAAAAAGGTGGATTTGATCAGCTCAGGCTCGACTAGAATCGAATTGGTTCTGATTGGTCCCAAGTATGGCCCTGGACTGCCTATCAGTCCGGGTGGGTCGAAACTCGATTACAACATACTCGGGTAAATTATACCTACacttttttgataaattacgCTGACTTCCTTTTAGGAAtcatacttataaaaaaaattaaaaaaagaaggtatttgtataatttaaccGTATTATCTTACTGAAGATATTGtgtgaataaatattttaaaaataattaattatttttttattatttgtattttttcaataaatacataagAAGTATATTACTCAGTGAAAAGAGGAAACAAATGTTTTAgcagtatttttttttcaattgatttgggaaataaaattgaactagaatttcaagaattgaaccgaattataaataaagaattctaaatcttgaaaaaattatagaaattgattgaaataaaCCCTCAAGCTACGACAAGTAAATCTCATGCTCTAAATAtatcgaataattttttttttcctactcGAAAATCTTTGCTAACATTAATAGAAATCACACGTGGATTTGTgtcatattttgatatttatatttttcataagtattttaatatttgaatactGGACCCATATCCTTTCTACATTTTGATACttatcctaataataatatctaaaaggaaaaataattgaaaaagtaaaagtaaaaaattgtgGTGGAGtgggattatttatttttcctaataaatttatgaaattatttgtgGATGAAATTACAGTGTTGTATGTTTGATCCCAACAATTTTTAAGTCATCAAACCTGTTCTTCATCTATTGTCTTCAAATCCTACAACCATAGCCAAAAGTCATCACTGCCTAGATTAGGGGTGGCAAATGGACGGGTTGATTTGggttattgattaaatttgaaattaatgggTTCAGAAAAGATTGGATCGAAAAAAAGTCGAGTTGGGACGGTGGTAATAATAGATTGGACCCTTTTAAAATCCATCatcaattcatataaaatttatcgtAAACTCATATAAGACACATAATGtaataaagtttaattaaattcaaaccaCTTAAACCCATATTGAACTCCtcgattatattatataattaaaaacccATATCTTTcatgaattatattatataattaaaaatgaaacatgAAGAACCATTTAAGAGCCATTAGAACTAATGTAGGAActataatctatttaaataagattatattcaacccatattaaaaaagatattaaatcCAACTCAAAGCTAGACAGGATTGGGTTGAAAATCATGCAtagtgtttggttttattcTTGGCCCATATTCGAGATTTGCCAAAACATAGATAatatttgtcttgatttgttttgaaagttttggtaGTGTTTTGAAATAGTGCCTCATTtgtttttaggaaaaataagtctacattaattataagccctacaactaaaaaaattatatacatactcatacatatgtatgaatatatataaaagagacatgaattgataatgaacaatagtttttgtttcccactaaacaacatcaaacataccatacttattttatattacctcaaaaaataaattcaaacatacacactattctaacacatacttatttatctttattttcctctctctatctccacataACACACCAagataaagtaaaaatgaaaccaaatataGTGATGGGTTTCCACCCATATTCCGAACCCTTAAGGTAGACATCAGTTGTATATCTTTATTGGCAAGTCCGGAAAAATTGGTGTAAGGATAAGATCAAGGCAGTAAATATGTGAACGAcgtaatataattgtaatcaatttacTTTACACAGTCTCTCAAACTATAAATtgaagggataattacactctcctcccgTAACGTTTAGTGTAACTATACGTAAACCtcttatggtttgaaaaattactttcaaaatttactttcgcctaataaattaatctctTTATTAATCAAACCTcaagattataatatataattttccaaactagAGTATACaggtaattacacaaattgtaAGCCATGGGGGTAGTCTGGACATGTTTGGAGTTATGCACTGAAACAAGAATCAGTACTGATTTTTCATAAGTTTTTGCTGATTAGGAGTGGAGTCCTAAACATCACTTTCACTTTCAGTGTAATGGAAGACACCGACCTTGGAAATTGTAAATCGCAAAGGATAAGGTCAGATTTACGCCCACCCTCTTCATCAACGTATCTACACgccaataattatatattagagGTGCCGACCTGATAAATTCGAgtcttattaaatatataattacttatttataaatttattttattatttttaattatatagatatagttcttcatttattataatattaatgtaattatataactacagttcaaaaaattatctgtgttaaatgttatttttataaattaaacacgtattattataaaaaataaaaaaataaaatatatttgcgtttgtcctaataaaactgtattttataaaaaaattctagtacatttttattttttgaactttaagAAAAGTCCAATCTTTTCTGCTTATAAATGTTCCTAAAAGCAGAAAAGTCGAAAGTTGCATGAGAAATAACACTTAGattagatattaaaaaatcaattaacaacctaaaaataaaaggagacATCGAAGAGTTTATATCCATCTACAATCGATTCGGATTTTTGCACACATGGTGTAAGTTTActgaataaagtaaaaaataaaataaaatttgcattaatttatgaacataatatatgtatgttaaataaaataaaaaataaaataaaatttataataaaaaatttaatactacGTGCAATAGAGCATTGATAATggattctattttttttttttttttgcatgtaTATGACTACTGTCCCCACTTCAGTTCCGTAAACCTGTTTCCAATTCTGTAAAACAAGTCaacaatgaaataaacaatttcaagattttttgtGGGGctgttaatataaaaaacagtGTCCTCAGATTCAGTCAATTCTGGATTTTTCTTCACAGTTGCATTGCAAATGCTCAGCTGAAGACTGAGCCATAGAAATTAAAGCAGCCTATTTTGTGTTACATCTGTGGTTGATTGTTGACATAAATACAAAGAAAGGGGTCTCTGTATTTGATTTTGGCCACAAGAACTTGGTGGGTTGAGAGCGAAAGCTCCCGTCTTGAAGCAGGAAAGCAATCTGAGAGATCGTACGCTGATTGTGTTCCATTTCTTGGAAATTTTGAGGAAAGATCCTAGATAGTGATTTTCTGGCTGCCCAGCGAatctttttctgaaaaaaatgtGAGTGCAGCAGGCTGTGGATGCAAGATTTCTTGGTATAAGTCTTTTATCAGGAAGTTCCAAGTTTCTTGCCATGTAAACGCTTTGGtcttttgtgtttgttttggGTTTTTGTCTTGTTCTTTATTCGTTTGAGTTTCTTGAGTTGGGTGGCTGGATTCTTGACGTGTGTGTATTTCTAGTCAGTGCCGGcccattctctctctctctctctcatttgcTTGGGAGAAGAGAGATGATGAGGAAGGATTGCAGCTAGTTTTTGTGGGACTTTTTGGGTATGTTTCTTGGTTCTTGTTGTTATAATTAGTAGGAATTTCCACTTCCTCTTCAGTtagtttgtttttcctttccaTCAGGAGTGTTTTGTAGGATCTCATAAGGGAAAATTTAGGTGCTCTATAGCCTTTTTATATAGGTCTGCCTAATGTTTCACCAGAGTAATTGTTtgctttttataaatatttgttgatttcAGCCCTAAATTTTAGTTCTTCACTGATGCTGAGCTACAATtctttgcaattttatttatgtattatttttcagGGGTGATAAGAACCCTAAGATTGAATTTGTTTTGGCAGGAGTTAGTATTAATAGGTCCCTCTTTCTTTATTTAGGAACTAGTCCTGGTAGTAGTGATCCTATCTTCCCCTTGTGTCAAGGTTTTCTTACAATCTGGTAGTATCAGCTCAGATTTCTCTTACAGATGACAGTTTCTCAAGTAGAGGAAATAGATTTTTCTATGAAGTTTTGGGAGATAGTCATGGCCTTgagttcttgattttctttgtaataatCAGAGTTTCGGCGATTGTTAGATACCTCTAGTTTGTGCAACATGTTTATGTTTGTAATCTACCCCTATAACCGATCATTTCAAAGAATTTACCTGTTCTGGTCTTTTAAACATTGGTTATCATGCTTATACAGATCAGGGTTCGTCAGCTTCGTTCATCTAGGTGCATCGATGCCCTTAAAGAAATCTGGTGGAAAATAAGCTCCTGAAGATGGAGAATTCTTACGACTTCCATGGCAACGGAAATCTAACCAATCCAGGCCTACAGATTATCAGGCACCCGTTGTACCAATCATCTGGCAGGTTTTCTGTGCCTTGGTTCGACATAAGAGTGTTCTATGTGAGAATCAGCAATTTTATGGTTGATGATTCGACCCCAGAATGTCTCACACTCAACCACATCCCTCTGAACCCAGACACAATCCTTGAAGTGAATGGACTGAGATGTTCGATAGATTCCGAAGGAATGTCTTGTATTCTTAGACGTGATCTGATCNNNNNNNNNNGTGAGTACAGATAGTGTAAGATTAACGGGCACTGTGAAATTCGAGGTATTCGATAAAGAAGACCTCATAATCTCCGGGGTTTTAGAAATGTCAAGTACCAATGGTTGTGTCGGGGAATCATGTAGTGTGGGCAGGAGGTGGAGCATGAATTGTGAATCCGTAATTAATTCCAGCACGGGATTtctgaaaggaaaacaaataacCGGGTCAGAGTCCTCATCCCCTACAATTGAAGTTTATGTAGCAGGATGCTTCTCGGGAACTCCGATCATATTAACCAAGACATTGCAACTTAGTCACCGGAAGAAGCACAGAAGGGGTAAGCTAGATTCGATTCCAGAATATGATGCTTCTGAAACGGATGAAGACGTTGCAGCTGGGGGTGATCTACAGGTAATACATAATATATgctgttgtttttttttacatttgctTCATGTAGCAAATGATATTGTTAGAACCGACTTCCGCTGCACTCTCTGCATTAGTCTCAGATTTTATCTACATGTTGAACAAAATAAGGTTGCTGGTTCGAATAAATGCTGGTTTATAAGAGATTGTTGTCAGTTTTAGTGGTTATCCAAATAAGTCCAGTTTCCGGCTCCATGGAACAAATTATCAGCATCAGACTCACTCAGGGTAGTCTCATCGTCCCACCGTGGTTGACGGCCTTTCCCTCCGTTGAAACATGTTCCATGCAACGATAAGAGCATTACTGTGTGAATCCTAGGCTAGCAGTAGAATCTTATCCTAGGCATGTCAATGTTGACGCCTCACGTTCTTTAGTACTGGTTCCTTGATTCATCTCTTAGGACTCAGACATCTAAACATGATTTTCAGCCTCTCAAATATGGTTGGCATTATAACTTTTCTCGCTCTGCATGTGCTTCGAgatcatgtatttgtgtacACATCTAAAGAGTTGCTTTTCACTTTCTTCAGGTTGCTGAATACAGATATTATAAACCAGAGAACGAAAAAGACTATGACAATCTATACTGGGGACGAACAGAATATATGGACGGTGAAGATGGTGAGCTCTCGTGGTTCAACGCTGGGGTCAGAGTCGGTCTTGGGATTGGCCTCGGGGTCTGCCTTGGGGTCGGAGTTGGAGTCGGCTTGCTGGTCCGTACTTACCAGAAGACCGCCCGGACATTTAAAAGACGGCTTTTCTAGTCGGTAATCCCATCGTCTTCTTCTCATTCCAATTTAGATACAGACATTCATCAGTACACAGCATTCTTTAGGTGCAAttttctgtgtgtgtgtttctgaaagaaaagaaaggagacagcttttttctttattctggGAGAGTTTTGATAGATTGAGGTTGTTTGCAGGAGAGTGTGTGATTGAAAATAGTTGTATTATGTGCAAATATGTTTTTGACTGCAATCCTCTGTACATAACATGTTTCTATCTCTTTATAGATGTCTGAGTGTTTCACACATGAATTGCTGATGCTTTCTTTGATTTATAgtatttagggataattgcaTTTACGCCCCTGACCTTTGGTTCGTTTGTATAAATCACCATTGTCGTTTGGATAATTACTCGTACACCGTCCAAAAATATCGGCaatatttacacaaaccacccctattttttgaaaattacacatacacctcCTCGTTACACAAACTAACCCTATCTTTTTGTTGTCAAAAgtgttttttataattatacaaaaggtAGAAGTAGTTTATGTAAACAGACCATAAGTCGTGGAATgtaaatgtaaatattaagGTTAGACCTTTAGAGTGATTATTATTGTTGACAAAATGTGGATTGTATCCAACACTGTAGCAAACTATAATATCcgaaaatatatcaaatgataattttgaaattattattaaaaatacatattaccGACAATTATTTTGATCTTGTTACTGTATAGTTACTAGTTGTAAGAattatgtttttgtaattcttgttaatagcaatttttataaaataaaaattattattaaaattgtgaaattcattactataacaaaataaaggTTCTTGTagctgaatatatatatatatatatatataatacaatattagAATTATCACTTACTCTTTTTGttgctaaatttattgttttttgggtgtgtgggtgtgtgtgtaaaaCGTCCCTaaccatatttatttttccacagATATCCATCTTTTTGGAgtaatcaattttttagtattttttattcatggGCGTATAAAGTtcaattgtaaattaaattgtaatttaaaaaattgaaatgtatCAATGTGCATCGATTTATCTGTtgatatcaaaattttgaaatacataatcaattaaaagttgaaaataaattagctaATAATTAGAgtccaaattaaattacatatcaaATTTAGCTTTGCATGTGTTGAAGATGACAACTGCACATAAGTTCCCATAACAAATTTGGGTCTTATGCATTTTGATGAATCGATCCAAGTCGGATACAAATTTGAGCCGAAACATGTTTGGTGCAACGCTTCAGTTGGTGGATCCATGCTAAGTACGGGGCTCAAgccttataaaaatataagtctAAACTACTTAAATTCTACACACTTCTTATGATGTGAAACACAA
The window above is part of the Sesamum indicum cultivar Zhongzhi No. 13 linkage group LG7, S_indicum_v1.0, whole genome shotgun sequence genome. Proteins encoded here:
- the LOC105166145 gene encoding protein FAM9A-like encodes the protein MMGKKMKRTKEVSSVAIAAESSSTELAVQRQTPRKRGRPRKVIQKVDEEEEEELVGGGGGGSKKATSGGEGDEEKKVEEIEEETMGSKGEEGESVKQQQEGLRRSSRGRRKSSKPRKSS
- the LOC105166146 gene encoding uncharacterized protein At1g01500 (The sequence of the model RefSeq protein was modified relative to this genomic sequence to represent the inferred CDS: added 32 bases not found in genome assembly) translates to MENSYDFHGNGNLTNPGLQIIRHPLYQSSGRFSVPWFDIRVFYVRISNFMVDDSTPECLTLNHIPLNPDTILEVNGLRCSIDSEGMSCILRRDRVDKKSEEATFVSTDSVRLTGTVKFEVFDKEDLIISGVLEMSSTNGCVGESCSVGRRWSMNCESVINSSTGFLKGKQITGSESSSPTIEVYVAGCFSGTPIILTKTLQLSHRKKHRRGKLDSIPEYDASETDEDVAAGGDLQVAEYRYYKPENEKDYDNLYWGRTEYMDGEDGELSWFNAGVRVGLGIGLGVCLGVGVGVGLLVRTYQKTARTFKRRLF